From the genome of Rhodobacteraceae bacterium Araon29, one region includes:
- a CDS encoding trypsin-like serine protease, translating to MQRCISLILIVVLGGPFAANADTQVPSSKSEITLSFAPLVKKSAPAVVNIYAQRVIEARISPFQNDPFFGNFFKDFGNRRPQVQNSLGSGVILSKDGIVVSNYHVVAGATDIRVVLNDGQEFSAKPLLSDEQSDLAVLRIDTPAHLPFLNLRDSETVEVGELVLAIGNPFGVGQTVSSGIVSGLARSGAAQGSGRGYFIQTDAPINPGNSGGALVDTSGLLIGINTSILTRSGGSNGIGFAIPASLVRQFVLQAKAGFSGFQRPWAGMSGQPLTPDLAKGLGLDLAAGMVIIALHELSPFRVAGFKVGDVVAAIQGQAVTTPAEMMYRLSVAGIGTHADVTRVNSEGRTDILVELATAPEYPPREIIEFDRRSFFPGLIISSINPAVQAELQLPWDSKGFIVIEPGPLAVRIGLKTGDIIREVNGRKVQTGNDIDDFLGENNRRGEILIQRGSRQIKLRFRL from the coding sequence ATCCAGCGTTGTATTAGTTTAATTTTGATTGTGGTTTTGGGCGGGCCTTTTGCAGCAAATGCTGATACTCAAGTGCCGTCTTCAAAGTCTGAAATTACTTTAAGTTTTGCGCCACTGGTGAAAAAATCTGCGCCGGCGGTGGTAAATATCTATGCACAACGCGTAATCGAAGCCCGTATCAGTCCTTTTCAAAATGATCCCTTTTTTGGCAATTTTTTCAAAGATTTTGGGAACAGACGCCCACAGGTGCAAAACTCACTAGGATCAGGTGTTATTCTGAGTAAAGACGGCATTGTGGTTTCAAATTATCATGTTGTTGCCGGTGCTACCGACATTCGGGTTGTGTTAAACGATGGACAGGAGTTTTCTGCCAAACCGCTTTTGAGTGATGAGCAAAGCGATTTAGCGGTTCTTAGAATCGACACACCAGCACATCTTCCGTTTTTGAATTTAAGGGATAGTGAAACAGTCGAAGTTGGTGAGTTGGTGCTGGCGATTGGCAACCCGTTTGGAGTTGGCCAAACCGTCAGCAGTGGTATCGTTTCAGGCCTTGCACGTTCTGGGGCTGCTCAGGGCAGTGGTCGGGGTTACTTTATTCAAACCGATGCTCCGATAAACCCAGGCAATTCTGGCGGCGCATTGGTTGATACCTCAGGGCTGTTGATAGGGATAAATACCTCTATTTTAACGCGTTCAGGAGGATCAAACGGAATTGGATTTGCCATTCCAGCCAGCTTAGTGCGCCAGTTTGTGCTGCAAGCCAAGGCCGGATTTAGCGGGTTTCAAAGACCTTGGGCAGGTATGTCTGGGCAACCCTTAACTCCAGACCTCGCAAAGGGGCTGGGTCTTGATCTGGCGGCTGGCATGGTCATTATAGCCTTGCACGAGCTTAGCCCCTTTCGCGTTGCCGGTTTTAAAGTTGGGGATGTGGTGGCTGCAATTCAGGGTCAAGCTGTCACAACGCCGGCTGAAATGATGTATCGCTTATCGGTTGCAGGCATTGGGACGCATGCGGATGTCACACGAGTGAACTCCGAAGGGCGCACTGATATTTTGGTTGAGCTTGCCACTGCCCCTGAATATCCACCGAGGGAAATCATTGAATTTGATCGCCGTAGTTTCTTTCCGGGGCTCATTATCAGTTCGATTAATCCTGCTGTTCAGGCAGAATTGCAATTGCCGTGGGATAGCAAAGGGTTCATTGTTATTGAACCGGGTCCATTAGCGGTGCGCATTGGGTTGAAAACAGGTGACATCATCCGTGAAGTAAATGGACGAAAGGTACAAACGGGCAATGATATTGATGATTTTCTTGGGGAAAATAACCGCCGTGGAGAAATCTTAATTCAACGTGGATCCCGCCAAATTAAGTTAAGGTTTCGACTGTGA
- the rpsK gene encoding 30S ribosomal protein S11, which yields MARDTRRVGKKKVSKNIAAGVAHVNSSFNNTKILISDVQGNAIAWSSAGTMGFKGSRKSTPYAAQMAAEDAGRKAQDHGVKTLEVEVQGPGSGRESALRALAAVGFNITSIRDVTPIAHNGCRPPKRRRV from the coding sequence ATGGCACGAGATACTCGCCGCGTAGGCAAGAAAAAGGTTTCCAAGAACATCGCCGCTGGTGTTGCACATGTGAACTCTTCGTTCAACAACACCAAAATCCTTATTTCAGATGTTCAAGGCAACGCAATCGCATGGTCGTCTGCGGGCACTATGGGCTTCAAAGGATCGCGTAAATCAACGCCCTATGCTGCCCAAATGGCTGCAGAGGATGCTGGTCGTAAAGCACAAGACCATGGTGTAAAAACACTTGAGGTCGAAGTGCAAGGTCCAGGTTCAGGCCGGGAAAGCGCACTTCGGGCTTTGGCCGCGGTCGGATTTAACATTACATCTATACGGGATGTGACCCCGATTGCGCACAACGGCTGCCGGCCGCCAAAGCGTCGCCGGGTCTAA
- the rplQ gene encoding 50S ribosomal protein L17, with amino-acid sequence MRHAKGYRRLNRTHEHRKALWANMAGSLIEHEQIKTTLPKAKELRPIVEKLITLGKRGDLHARRIAASQLKEDQYVSKLFDVLGPRYKERQGGYVRILRAGFRYGDMAPMAIIEFVDRDPEAKGAGDKARVAAEETLED; translated from the coding sequence ATGCGTCACGCAAAAGGGTACCGCCGGCTCAATAGGACCCATGAACATCGTAAAGCTCTATGGGCAAACATGGCTGGTTCATTGATTGAGCATGAGCAAATAAAGACAACGTTACCAAAGGCTAAAGAGCTGCGGCCGATTGTCGAAAAACTGATCACACTTGGCAAGCGCGGTGATTTGCACGCCCGCCGTATCGCGGCATCGCAGCTGAAAGAAGATCAATATGTCAGCAAGCTTTTTGATGTTCTCGGCCCACGCTACAAAGAACGTCAGGGCGGCTATGTGCGTATCCTGCGTGCTGGTTTTCGCTACGGCGATATGGCCCCAATGGCCATTATAGAATTCGTTGACCGCGACCCAGAAGCCAAGGGAGCAGGTGACAAAGCACGGGTTGCAGCCGAAGAAACGCTCGAAGACTAA
- a CDS encoding DNA-directed RNA polymerase subunit alpha codes for MIHKNWAELIKPAQLEVKPGNEPTRQATVVAEPLERGFGLTLGNALRRVLMSSLQGAAVTSVQIDNVLHEFSSVAGVGEDVTDIVLNLKGVALQMEVEGPKRLTVSAKGPAVVTAGDISESAGIEVLNKDHVLCHLDDGADLYMELTVNTGKGYVSADKNKPEDSPIGLIPIDAIYSPVKRVSYDVQPTREGQVLDYDKLTMKLETDGSVTPDDAVAYAARILQDQLSIFVNFEEPEAAGRQDDDDGLEFNPLLLKKVDELELSVRSANCLKNDNIVYIGDLIQKTEAEMLRTPNFGRKSLNEIKEVLSGMGLHLGMDVEDWPPDNIEDLAKKFEDNF; via the coding sequence ATGATCCATAAGAACTGGGCAGAATTGATCAAGCCAGCGCAGCTGGAAGTGAAGCCGGGAAATGAACCCACCCGTCAGGCGACTGTTGTCGCAGAGCCGCTAGAGCGCGGATTTGGACTAACCTTAGGCAATGCTTTACGCCGCGTACTGATGAGCAGCCTACAAGGCGCAGCAGTCACCAGCGTGCAGATTGACAATGTGTTGCATGAGTTTTCATCGGTTGCCGGTGTGGGCGAAGATGTGACCGACATTGTTTTGAACCTAAAGGGCGTTGCTCTGCAAATGGAAGTCGAAGGGCCAAAGCGTCTAACTGTTAGCGCCAAAGGCCCTGCGGTTGTCACTGCGGGCGATATTTCCGAAAGCGCGGGTATTGAGGTTTTAAATAAGGACCATGTTTTGTGCCATTTGGATGATGGTGCCGATCTGTACATGGAACTGACCGTTAATACGGGCAAAGGATATGTTTCTGCGGATAAAAATAAACCGGAAGATAGCCCCATTGGACTGATCCCAATTGATGCGATTTATTCACCGGTCAAGCGGGTGTCATATGATGTTCAACCGACCCGTGAAGGTCAGGTTTTGGATTATGACAAGCTAACAATGAAACTGGAAACAGATGGATCTGTCACACCTGATGATGCAGTGGCTTACGCAGCGCGCATTTTGCAAGATCAGCTGTCAATCTTCGTGAACTTTGAAGAGCCAGAAGCTGCTGGCCGCCAAGATGACGATGATGGGCTAGAGTTTAACCCGCTTCTGTTGAAAAAGGTTGACGAGCTGGAACTATCTGTGCGCTCTGCTAACTGCCTCAAGAACGACAATATCGTTTATATTGGTGATTTGATTCAGAAAACCGAAGCAGAGATGCTCCGCACCCCCAACTTTGGCCGCAAATCTTTGAATGAGATCAAAGAAGTGCTGTCGGGCATGGGACTGCATCTTGGCATGGATGTCGAAGACTGGCCGCCAGATAATATCGAAGATCTGGCAAAAAAGTTCGAAGACAACTTTTAA
- the rpsM gene encoding 30S ribosomal protein S13 → MARIAGVNIPTNKRVPIALTYITGIGATSAKQICEAVNIDAARRVNELSDAEVLAVREHIDANFSVEGDLRREVQMNIKRLMDLGCYRGLRHRRNLPVRGQRTHTNARTRKGPARAIAGKKK, encoded by the coding sequence GTGGCACGTATCGCCGGCGTAAACATCCCGACAAACAAGCGGGTTCCAATCGCCCTTACATATATTACCGGAATTGGCGCAACTTCAGCAAAGCAGATTTGCGAAGCTGTAAACATTGACGCTGCACGCCGGGTCAACGAGCTAAGCGACGCAGAAGTGCTCGCGGTTCGCGAACATATCGACGCAAATTTCTCCGTAGAAGGTGATCTTCGCCGTGAAGTTCAAATGAACATCAAACGCCTGATGGATCTTGGTTGCTATCGTGGCTTGCGTCACCGTCGTAACCTGCCGGTTCGTGGGCAGCGCACCCACACAAATGCCCGCACCCGCAAGGGCCCAGCAAGAGCAATTGCTGGCAAGAAGAAGTAA